GAGCCGGGCTTTGCCGCAAGCTGGCTCGCGCCGAACCTTCGCCGCTTCAACGCCGCCTATCCCGACATCGATCTCACCGTGGACTCCGATCAGCGCCTGATCGATTTCAGGAACAGTGGAGCCGAAATCGCCATCAGGCACAGCATCGACCGGGATGCATGGCCACGCACTGAAGCGCGCAAATTGATCGACGTCCTGCTGATCGCTGTTACGGCCCCGAGCCTTCTCGTGTCCGGCCCACCCATCTTGACGGCCAAGGACATCCTTGACCGCCCGATATTGCACGAAGAAAACCGCGATAACTGGCAGAACTGGCTTTCAGGGGTGGGCGTCCGCACCAAGGTGCCAGCCGGTCCCGTTTACACTGACAGTGCGCTGGTGCTTCAGGGCGCCTTGCGTGGGGATGGCATCGCTCTGGTCGACCGTCTTCACGCAGAAGAAGCATTGGAGAACGGATCGCTGGTGCAATTGTTCGACCACGCCCTGCCCTTCGGCGCCTTCTGGATCGTCGCCCGCGATTTCGATCATCTTTCCAGACCCGCCAATGCCTTCATCGACTGGCTCGAAACATCGATTCGCCCGCAGATCGCCGATTAGTTGCGTGTGAGAAACGGCCAGCCCGCAGCCGCTGGTTCATATCCGCTCGCCACACCGCAGCCGACACGCATTCCGGTCGTGATTTCCCGGCTGCCCTAGCCCAAAAGCCTTCCCCGCGTGCTGTTCTTCCGTTAATCGAAAGGCACAAGCTTAGGAGAACAGCATGGCAAAAGTGGCATTTATCGGTTTGGGCGTCATGGGATACCCGATGGCGGGATATCTGAAGACCAAGGGCGGCCACGAGGTAACGGTCTATAACCGCACCGCCGCAAAGGCCGAGAAATGGGCTGCCGAATTCGGCGGCCGCGCCGCACCGACGCCGGCCGCAGCAGCAGCCGATGCCGATTTCGTCTTCACCTGCGTCGGCAATGACGACGACCTGCGTTCGGTAACGATCGGCGAGAACGGCGTGCTTTCCGGAATGAAGGCCGGCGCCATTCTGATCGACAACACCACGGCCTCGGCCGAAGTGGCTCGCGAACTCCACGCTGCCGCGAGCGCCAAGGGCTGCGGCTTCATCGACGCCCCGGTATCCGGCGGACAGGCCGGCGCGGAAAACGGCGTGCTCACGGTCATGTGCGGCGGCGACGAAGCCACCTTCGAAAAGGCCAGGCCGGTCATCGACGCCTATGCCCGCATGGTCGGACTGATGGGCCCGGTCGGCGCCGGCCAACTCACCAAGATGATCAACCAGATCTGCATCGCGGGCGTCGTTCAGGGCCTCGCCGAGGGAATTCACTTTGGCAAGAAAGCCGGCCTGGACATTGAAAAGGTTGTGGAAGTCATTTCCAAGGGCGCTGCCGGTTCCTGGCAGATGGAGAACCGCCACAAGACCATGAACGAGGGCAAGTACGAGTTCGGTTTCGCCGTCGACTGGATGCGCAAGGACCTCGACATCGTCCTCACCGAAGCCCGCCGCAATGGCGCAAACCTCCCCGTTACCGCGCTGGTCGACCAGTTCTACGGCGAGGTTCAGCAGAAGCTCGGCGGCAATCGCTGGGATACCTCCTCGCTTCTCGCCCGGCTTGAAAAATGACGCTGACGCGCGCTGCCACGACATCGGAAATCGTTGCGCATCTTCAAACGTTGCGCAGCGATAGCAATGTCGAAGGCATGTCGCGCTTCGGGATCGCAACGGAGACCGCGCTCGGCATCTCCAATCCCGACCTGCAGAAACTGGCAAAATCGATCGGGCGCGACCACGGCCGCGCCCTTGAACTCTGGAAAACCGGCGTGCGCGAGGCACGCATGCTGGCGATCTACACCGCCGATCCCAAGGTCATGAGCAAGGCCGAGGTGGAGGCCTGGGCGTCAGACTTCGCCTCCTGGGAAATCGTCGACGCCGCAGCCGACCTCCTGACGGAAACCCCTTACTGGCGCGAACTCATCGAGCAATTTTCCGGAGACGACCGGGAATTCGTGCGCCGCACCGCCTTTTCCATGATCGCCGGCGCAACGGTCCACAACAAGAGCGAGCCGGATACGGCCCTGATCGCCTATCTACCGCTGATCGAACGGCATGCCTACGATGAGCGCAATTTCGTGAAGAAAGCCGTGAACTGGGCGCTGCGCAATATCGGCAAGCGCAATTGGACCTGCCACGGTCCGGCACTGGCGTTGGCGGAAAAGCTGGCCGCCAGCGATGACAGGACGGCCCGATGGATCGGCAAGGACGCGCATCGCGAACTGACCAGCGACAAGATCCTCGCAAAGCTCAAGCTCTGAAGGGCGCCTGACGCATTTCCAGCCGAAGCGTGATCACTTCGGCGTCGGACAATGCTGTAAAAACAGAAGGATAGAGCGTTTCAGGTGATCCCGTGATCATCGGAAACGCTCCAAGCGCGCCTCTCAGTCTTCCGAGGACTTCTGGTTGTCGATCAGCATGTAGTCGAGCGGCAGTTCCGTTGTGTACTTGATCTGCTCCATGGCGAAGGCAGAGGACACGTCACGGATCTCGATCTTGGCGATGAGCCGCTTATAGAAGGCATCATAGGCAGCGATATCCGGCACGACGACGCGCAGGAGATAATCGACATCACCGCTCATGCGATAGAATTCAACCACTTCTGGGAATTCCGCAACGACTTCGGAGAAACGCTTCAGCCACTCGATCGAATGGCTGGAGGTGCGCACCGACACGAAAACGGTGACCTTCGTATTGACCTTTGCGGGATCGAGCAGGGCGACGCGGCGACGGATGACACCGTCTTCTTCCATCTTCTGGATACGGCGCCAGCAAGGGGTCGTCGACAGGCCGACCTTCTTGGCAAGATCGGCGACCGCCAGTGTGGAGTCTTCCTGAAGGATGCGGAGAATTTTTCTGTCGAGTCGGTCCATGCTCTCACCTTTCGAATATTATTCTCCATATAAAGGAAAAATCCTTAAAGCAAAGAAAATTGTTTCAGACCGTGAGCCTATCCACTTCTTGACGCAACACGGGCAGGACCTCCGCCTCAAACCATGGATTACGCTTCAACCAGGCGGTATTGCGCCAGCTCGGATGCGGTAGGGGCAAAACTTTTGGTCCTTCAGTGTTGGCCAGCAAGAAGTCGCGCCAGTGCTCCACCGTTTCCGTCATGGTCTTGCGCCGTCTGCTGCCGAGATGCCACGCTTGGGCGTACTGACCGATTGCCAGCACCAGCTCGACCTGCGGCATCGCGGCGATCACCGTAGGCCGCCATTGCGGCGCACATTCACGCCTCGGCGGCAGGTCATGTCCCTCGGCGTCGTAGCCGGGAAAACAGAACCCCATCGGCACGATGGCGAAACGGGACTGGTCGTAGAAGGTCTCCCGATCGACATTCAGCCATTGCCGCAACCGGTCTCCCGAAGCGTCATTGAACGGGATACCGCTCTGGTGAACCTTCATTCCCGGTGCCTGACCGGCGATAAGGATCTTCGCCGTCGAGGAAAGATAGGCAACAGGCCTGGGCTCATGCGGCAAGCGCTTCGCCTCCCCACCCGCCGGACAGTCGCGACAGATCCGGCAGTTTGCGATGGCATGCTGCAATTCCTCAAGCGCGGTCATCAAAGGATCTACCTGTCAGAAAGATGTGCAAGGACTTCGCGCCGGAGTTCGTGACCATGCCTCAGTTGACACCGAGCCACTGACGGAGAAAAGCGAAAAAGTCGGTGGCCGGTTCCGGCTCCTCGGCCCGGTGCATGCGCCGCCACTCCTGAGGCCGGATGAACGCCCCTCCCCATACTCCGAGCCGCTCGCGCTGCGCCTTCCCCTCTTCCGCCTCGTAATCGCCATAGGCAACGGCCAGCCCCTCGCCGACCAGCGTGGCAGCCACATCGCCATCTCCCGACGTTCGGCAACGTACGAGTTGGCGCCGATAACGATCCGTCTCGCTACCCCGACAGGTGAGAGCTTTCGTCGCCGCGATGTCAGCAAGCCTCGTTCGCGCGGCAGTTCCGCAATCCCAGACGGCATTCGCCTCCCCGCAGGACTGCCCGGTCTCTGGTGCATCGATACCCTCAAGCCGCAGGCGATCATGGCCGAGCGCAAGCGTATCTCCATCGACGACGAAAAAGCGCCCGGAAAACTCCGTTTCATGCTGTCGCTCGAGCTTCGCCACGATCAGCAGGCCAAGCGCCAGCATGCAGAAACCAACGATAAAATCCCGGAAAACACGCCAAGGACGCTTCACATTTCGGCCCATTTCAAAAACGAAACCTTTGCGATCATGGCAAACAAAACCTTTTCCGACAGTATCTTCTTAAGAAATGACTATTAAGCTCGCGTCACCAAGGAGACGTGAATTTCCGAAATATGAATACGGGCGTATCGACATCGACGGACAAGAATATCGTCGACCTATCGCGCAGCCATCGCAACAAGGCTGTCGCGAAGGCTGTTCGCACGACTCGTGAACGCCTGCAATCGAACGGCGGTATCCCGCAATTCGAAAGCGAAATGCTTGGCATGCACGTCAGCGCCACGCTGCAGGCCGCCGCGGTTATACCGATGATCGTCCTGATGGTCACCGGTATCGGCACCTATATCAGCCACCAGGCAAGTCTGGTGATGTGGACACTGCTGACGCTAATCGTCCACGCTCTCAACATTGTCGTCACCCGCCGGGCGGCAGCGCATACCTTTTCCGCCGAAAACATCGTCAAATGGCGGCGACGCCTTTTGGCGGGACAGGCCGCCATGGGCGTCTGCTGGGCAATCTTCTCGCTTCAGGCCTGTTCGGTCTGCGAAGGCGATGCCTTCATCTTCTACAAGGGCGCCGTGCTGCTGATCGTGCTGTCGATCACGGCCATGTCGAACATGCTGCTGAGACAGGCCGTGCTTTTCGGCTTCCTCCCGACCGTCGCGGCCCTTGTCTACAACGCCGCCGGCAGCCGGGATATGCTGGATATCGGCCTGACGGCGATGTTCACCACCGCCCTTGTCTTCTTCATCTACATCACCGGCCGCCTTTATCAGACGAACGTCAAGCTGCTCTCCTTCCAGACGGAAAAGGACGACCTGATTGCCGAACTGGAAGTGGCCAAGTCGCTCTCCGACGAAGCACGCCGCCGCGCCGAGGAAGCGAACCTCGCGAAGTCGCGCTTCCTTGCCTCGATGTCCCATGAACTGCGGACACCGCTGAACGCCATTCTCGGCTTCTCCGAGGTCATGGCAACGGAAGTGCTCGGCCCGCTGAACAACCCGCTCTACAGGGAATATTCGGGCGATATCCATCGATCCGGCCAGCATCTTCTCGACCTCATCAACGAGATCCTCGACCTCTCGCGCATCGAGGCCGGCAAATATGATCTCAACGAGGAAACCGTCTCCCTGCTGGAGCTTGCAGAAGACTGCGTGGGCATGGTCCAGCTTCGCGCCAAGGCGAAGAACATCAGCATCGACGAGCAGTTCGAGCCGAAGCTGCCGAGTGTCTGGGCCGATGAAAAGGCGATCCGGCAGGTCATCCTCAACCTACTGTCCAATGCCATCAAGTTCACGCCGCAGAACGGCGAGATCCGCGTCAAGGTCGGCTGGACGGCTGGCGGCGGTCAATACGTATCGATCCGCGATAACGGCCCGGGCATTCCGGAAGAGGAAATCCCGGTCGTGCTCTCCGCTTTCGGTCAGGGCTCCATCGCCATCAAAAGCGCCGAACAGGGCACCGGCCTCGGCCTCCCCATCGTCCAGGCGATCCTTGCCAAGCACGGCGGCGAGTTCAAGCTGAAGTCAAAGCTGCGCGAAGGCACGGAAGTGATCGCCATCCTGCCGGCGCGGCGGGTGCTGGAAAGCCTGCCCGCCGTCACCGAGGCCCACGCGGTCGAACCGCGCCGGCGCCATTTCGCCTGAACGGTTCAGGCGATCCCGCATCGTTCAAGCGATAAAAATCCGGAAGATGACGACATAGGCCGCGTAAAGCCCATTTGCCACCAACAGGCAGAAAACGGCGAACGAACCGAGGTCCTTGGCATTGCGGCCAA
The window above is part of the Rhizobium sp. ACO-34A genome. Proteins encoded here:
- a CDS encoding oxidoreductase; the encoded protein is MAKVAFIGLGVMGYPMAGYLKTKGGHEVTVYNRTAAKAEKWAAEFGGRAAPTPAAAAADADFVFTCVGNDDDLRSVTIGENGVLSGMKAGAILIDNTTASAEVARELHAAASAKGCGFIDAPVSGGQAGAENGVLTVMCGGDEATFEKARPVIDAYARMVGLMGPVGAGQLTKMINQICIAGVVQGLAEGIHFGKKAGLDIEKVVEVISKGAAGSWQMENRHKTMNEGKYEFGFAVDWMRKDLDIVLTEARRNGANLPVTALVDQFYGEVQQKLGGNRWDTSSLLARLEK
- a CDS encoding transcriptional regulator; protein product: MKRGRLPLTALRSFEAAGRLGSFTAASQELYVSQAAISRQVRELETTLGIPLFERGHRRVTLTQSGRQLLESLTSAFDSIVLTLDEIAGEPQRQALAISSEPGFAASWLAPNLRRFNAAYPDIDLTVDSDQRLIDFRNSGAEIAIRHSIDRDAWPRTEARKLIDVLLIAVTAPSLLVSGPPILTAKDILDRPILHEENRDNWQNWLSGVGVRTKVPAGPVYTDSALVLQGALRGDGIALVDRLHAEEALENGSLVQLFDHALPFGAFWIVARDFDHLSRPANAFIDWLETSIRPQIAD
- a CDS encoding uracil-DNA glycosylase; this encodes MTALEELQHAIANCRICRDCPAGGEAKRLPHEPRPVAYLSSTAKILIAGQAPGMKVHQSGIPFNDASGDRLRQWLNVDRETFYDQSRFAIVPMGFCFPGYDAEGHDLPPRRECAPQWRPTVIAAMPQVELVLAIGQYAQAWHLGSRRRKTMTETVEHWRDFLLANTEGPKVLPLPHPSWRNTAWLKRNPWFEAEVLPVLRQEVDRLTV
- a CDS encoding DNA alkylation repair protein; translation: MTLTRAATTSEIVAHLQTLRSDSNVEGMSRFGIATETALGISNPDLQKLAKSIGRDHGRALELWKTGVREARMLAIYTADPKVMSKAEVEAWASDFASWEIVDAAADLLTETPYWRELIEQFSGDDREFVRRTAFSMIAGATVHNKSEPDTALIAYLPLIERHAYDERNFVKKAVNWALRNIGKRNWTCHGPALALAEKLAASDDRTARWIGKDAHRELTSDKILAKLKL
- a CDS encoding two-component sensor histidine kinase, whose protein sequence is MNTGVSTSTDKNIVDLSRSHRNKAVAKAVRTTRERLQSNGGIPQFESEMLGMHVSATLQAAAVIPMIVLMVTGIGTYISHQASLVMWTLLTLIVHALNIVVTRRAAAHTFSAENIVKWRRRLLAGQAAMGVCWAIFSLQACSVCEGDAFIFYKGAVLLIVLSITAMSNMLLRQAVLFGFLPTVAALVYNAAGSRDMLDIGLTAMFTTALVFFIYITGRLYQTNVKLLSFQTEKDDLIAELEVAKSLSDEARRRAEEANLAKSRFLASMSHELRTPLNAILGFSEVMATEVLGPLNNPLYREYSGDIHRSGQHLLDLINEILDLSRIEAGKYDLNEETVSLLELAEDCVGMVQLRAKAKNISIDEQFEPKLPSVWADEKAIRQVILNLLSNAIKFTPQNGEIRVKVGWTAGGGQYVSIRDNGPGIPEEEIPVVLSAFGQGSIAIKSAEQGTGLGLPIVQAILAKHGGEFKLKSKLREGTEVIAILPARRVLESLPAVTEAHAVEPRRRHFA
- a CDS encoding ArsR family transcriptional regulator, with amino-acid sequence MDRLDRKILRILQEDSTLAVADLAKKVGLSTTPCWRRIQKMEEDGVIRRRVALLDPAKVNTKVTVFVSVRTSSHSIEWLKRFSEVVAEFPEVVEFYRMSGDVDYLLRVVVPDIAAYDAFYKRLIAKIEIRDVSSAFAMEQIKYTTELPLDYMLIDNQKSSED